The genomic DNA TGACCAGGGCGGCGAGTGAGTGGTGGACGGTAGTGGCCAGCAGGCGGGAGCCGTCGCAGAGCAGGAGATTGAGCCGGGCGGCCGGGGCGTGGTCCAGGACGGCCGCGGCGAACAACCGCAGCGCCGACGCCGGGTCGTCGCCGTAGCCACCGCTCTCCGCGGCGATGACGAGATCGCCGAGCAGCACCCACAGCGCCGCGGCATCGGTGGAAGCTTCCGCTTCCAGCATCCGGGCGGTCTGGAAGAGCCTGGTCTGACCGGCGCGGGTGGCGGCGGCGTCGAGATCGGCGACGACCGCGGTGAGCGTGTGCCGCCAGTCCGGCACGACGCCGTTGTGGCTGGCCGCCCAGCGACCGGTGAGAAACGGAGCGCAGGCGCTGCGCTCGATCGGCATGCCGACGGTGGCCGAACGCACCGAGCCGAGCACCGCGGTCGACTCCAGTTGCCCGAGGACTTCGGTGACCGCGGGGTCGCTCCAGATCGGCTCCCGGTTGCGGTAGCGGCTCACCCGCGGACCGTCCGGGCCGGGACGCCACCAGGCCGCGCCGAACCCGTCGGCGTTGATGGTGCCGCCCTCGCGCATGTCGCGGGGCGCCCACGACTGCCGGTACAGCGAATGCGGGCCACGGGTGAGCAGTTCGCCGACCGCGACCGGCGGGCCGACGTAACCGAGATGCCTGCACATCAGCGCTCCTCCGCTCGCAGGTCGCGCGCCAGCCGGAAGCCGGCGAAGATCTGCCTGCGGATCGGGTGATCCCAGTTGCGGAAGGTGCCGCGACAGGCCACCTGGTCGGTGCCGAACGATCCGCCGCGCAGCACCCGGTAGTCGCCGCCGAAGAACACCTCGGAGTATTCGCGATAAGGGAAGGCGCGGAAGCCCGGATAGGGGTCGAAGCCCGAGGACGTCCATTCCCAGACATCGCCGACCATCTGGTGCGCGCCGGTCGGCGACGCCCCCGCCGGGTAGGCGCCGACCTCGGCGGGTTCCAGATGCCGTTGTCCCAGATTGGCTTTCGACTCGTCCGGGTCGGCCTCACCCCATGGGTACCGGCGGGAGGTTCCGGTGGCCGGGTCGAAGCGGGCCGCCTTCTCCCATTCGGCCTCGGTGGGCAGGCGTTTGCCCGCCCAGCGCGCGAAGGCCTCCGCCTCGAACCAGCACACGTGCACCACCGGCTGCCGGGGCCGAAGCGGGGTGATCGCGCCGAAGACCCGCCGCCACCAACGGCCGTCGCTGTCGCGCTCCCAGAACTGCGGTGCGGTCAGGCAGGCGTTCGTCCGATGCGCCCAGCCGCGTTCGGACCACAGCTCCGGCCGCCGGTAGCCGCCGTCGTCGACGAAGGCCAGGTATTGCTCGTTGGTGACCGGTGCGGCATCGATGACGAAGGCGGGCACGTGCACCGGGTGCGCGGGCCGTTCGTTGTCCAGCGCCCACGGGTCCGCCGAGGTACCCATGACGAATTCGCCGCCGGGCACGATCACCTCGCCGGCGACCTCGGCCCGTGCCGCCGGGGCGGGTGGGGCGGCCAGCACCGGCTCGCCCGCGCGTAGCTGGTGGGTGGCGAGCATGGTCTCGTCGTGTTGCTGCTCGTGCTGGGCGATCATGCCGAAGGCGAAACCGCCCTCGATCAGCGGACCGCCGCGCAGGGGACTGTGGTCCAGCACATCCCAGACCTTGTCGCGCACCGTGCCGACATAGCCGCGGGCCTGGGCGGGATCGAGCAGCGGCAGCGCCGGACGGTTCGCCCTGGCGTGTTTGAAGGCGTCGTAGAGCTCGTCGATATCGGCGCGTACGGCCGCCCGGCCACCCACGTCGCGGACGAGCCACAACTCCTCCTGATTGCCGATATGCGCCAGATCCCAGACCAGCGGGCTCATCAGCGGGGAATGCTGGGCGATCAGGTCGCTCTCGTCCACGGCGTCGGTGAGTGCCGCGGTGCGGGCGCGGGCGGTGGTCAGCACTTCGGCGATCCGGGCACGGAGCAGGTCGGTGTGCGCCCGATCCGTCGCCACGAATGCGTTCGTCGCCGTACCTTCGGAGGGCGCCTTCGCACCGCCGGACGGTGCCTTCGCACCACGGCTCGGGTCTGCGCGGCCGGTCGAGCCGAGCCCGGTGGCGGGGGCGTCGGGGGGCGGTGTCGGGCTGTGGGTGGGGGTCGAGGGGTCGATCACGATCGTGCTCTCCCGGTAAGCAGATGTGCGAGCGCCGGGGCAGGCTCGCGGAGGGACGGTCGGCACAGCTCCCCGCCGGAGAATCGGCGGAGATGCACGGCTGGAGGTCGGCGGAGATCACTCGGCGGATACCGGCCGAATCCGGAGGACACAGGATGGCGGGGACGCGTCTCGCCGCGAGACGCCGCAAAGCCCTCGACAGGTCCCACCCGAGAACTCGGGCAGGAGCCGCCGCGGGCTCGCTGGATGTCCGGGGACGAGGCGGCACGCCGGCACATGCGAGCGATCCTCACGACGCCACCCGCACGGGCTCGTCGGCCGGTGTGCGCCCGGCGCGGCAGCGACGCGCGGCGGCGGCGAGATCGGTGGCCGCTTCGGGCGTGCGGGCGTGCGCGGTGGCCAGGTCGAGCAGGGCGGCGGCGGCCGCGCGGATGTCGGGGTCGGCCAGGCCGCAGCGCGCCGCGTGCGACCACTGGCCCGCGGTCGAGCCGGCGAGGCGGGTGGCCTCGGCGACGACCTGCGGAGTGGACAGCAGCGCGTCGAAGAGGTGGATGGGGACGATCCAGTCCTCGCCGGGCTGGGCGTCGAGATAGCGGATCTCGAAGTAGCCCGAGGCGCGGACCGGGGGGAACAGGGTGGTCAGGTGGTAGCAGAGGTCGTCGGTACCGGGGCGGCGACCGACCTCGTCGTCGAGAGCGCCGGACAGCCAGTCGGCGAAGGTGGCGCCGGGCGGCGGTGACCAATCGGGGTAGCCGGGCACGGACCTGTCCGCGGGCCCGTCCGTTCTGCGCAGGCACAACAGCGGCACATCCAGGGCCCAGCGGGGATAGCAGGTGATCGGGTCCGCCCAGTCCTGCACGGGCGGGCGGGTGCGGGTGTTGTCCAGGCGCAACCAGGTGCGCATGCGCTGGGAGGCCCAGGCGCCGGGCGGCGCGCCACGCAGATCCGGTGAGCAGGCGAAGGCCGCCACCAGGGCGGGACCGGCCGCGTAGAGCATCGACCAGCGCGCGGTCACCTCGGCGGCGTCGGCACCCGCGTCGACGCTGACCTGCGTGGCTGCGGTATTGCACATCATGAGCTTGCCGAACGGGCCGACGCCCGCGAAGAACCGTTCCATGGCCCGGTAGCGAGGAGAGCGCAGCAGCCGGTCGGCGTAGCGGTCGGCGTCGGCGGCGCGGGCGACGGGCCTGATGCCCGCGGCGGCGAGGAGTTCGGTGAGCAGGCGGGCATCGGCACGCAGGTTGTCGCACAGATCGGCGGCGGTGGTGAACGGGTCGCTGGACAATTCGATCTGACCGCCGGGTTCGACGGTGACCCGGCTACCACCCGGCAGCGGAAGTGCCGGGGAGCCTGGGACGAGTGAGAGGGGGGCGTGCGGGCCGAGAGCGGCGGCGAGTGCGGACAACCGCGGGCGTGGGACGGGACCGGACGCCGGATGCTCACCCTGCACGGTGAGCCATTCCAGTTCGGCGCCGATCAGGGCGGGTGGCCCGAGTTTGAAGCACACGCCGCCCAGGAAGGCTTCCGCGGCGGCGCGCGAGGACAACGCGCCGGAGGAATCGACCAAGTCGGCCGGACCCTGATGTTCGAGCGTGACCGCCATGCGAGCCTCCCACCGGGTGTGGTTTCGGACAGGGCATTCACCGACAAGATCCAGCGTAGCGATCATCACCGACAAGAAACGACCTGAAAGCGGACATCCGGTCGGGCTAGGGTCGTCGGCATGCTGGACGACATGCGTGTGCGCGCCGACACCCCTGGCCTGCTGGCCGACCCCGACCTGGTCTTTCTCGACAGCGCGGGCTCCTCGTTGCCCCCGCGCGTGGTGCTCGACGCCCAACTCGGGCACCTGCGGCGGGAAGCCGAGGTCGGCGGGTATCGGGCCGCCGCCGAACGCCTCGACGACCTGGCCGCGGTCAAGTCGGCCATCGGTGAGCTCATCGGCGCCGACCCGGCCGATGTCGCGCTCAGCGACAGCGCCACCCGCTCCTGGTCCGACTTCTTCCACTCGGTGCCGCTCCGCCCCGGCGATCGCGTACTCATCAGCGGCTCGGACTACGCCAGCAGTGCGATCGCCGCCCTGCACCGGGCCGCCGAGACCGGCGCGACGGTCGAACAGATTCCCGACGACGACACCGGACAGCTGGATCTGGACGCCCTCGCGGCCATGGTCGACGAGCGAGTCGCCCTGGTCTCGCTGCTGCACGTCCCGACGAACGGCGGACTGGTGAACCCGGCCGCGGAGGCGACCGCGATCGCGCACTCGGTGGGCGCGCTGGTGCTGCTCGACGCCTGTCAGTCGGCCGGGCAACTCCCCCTCGACGTCACCGCGCTCGGCGTGGACGCGCTCTCGGTCACCGGTCGCAAATGGCTGCGCGGTCCCCGCGGTACCGGATTCCTGTACGTGCGACCCGATTCCACCGCCGGGCTCGTCCCGCAACGCCTCGACCTGCACAGCGCGCAGTGGACCGCGCCGGACGCCTACGAACTCGCTCCCGACGCCCGGCGATGGGAATTCTGGGAGTGCGACGTGGCGGCCAGGCTGGGACTCGGCGCGGCCGTGCGCTACCTGCTCGACCTCGGCCCCGACGAGGTCTATACCGCCATCGCCGAGCGCGCCGCCTACCTGCGCGCCGCGCTGGCGGACCTGCGCGGGGTCACCGTGCGCGACAACGGAGTCCGGCATGGCGGCATCGTGTCGTTCACCGTCGACGGGTTCGAGGCCACCGAGGTGCGCGATCGGCTCGCGGCCGAGAACATCACCCTCACCGTCAGTTTCGCCCACTCCACGTTGCTGGACATGACCGCGCGCGGGCTGCCCGCGGTGGTCCGGGCCTCTCCGCACTGCTTCGTGAGCTACCCGGAGCTGGACCGCTTCGTGCGCGCGCTGGCGGCACTGTAGATGTCGCAGCGGGAACTGATCGTGCTCGGCACCGGCAGCCAGGTGCCGACCAAACAGCGCAACCACAACGGATACCTGTTGCGTTGGGGCCGCGAGGGGTTGCTGTTCGATCCGGGTGAGGGCACGCAGCGGCAGATGTCCTTCGCCGGGGTCGCCGTCTCCGATCTCACCCACATCGCGTTGACCCACTTCCACGGCGACCACTGCCTCGGCCTGCCCGGCATCGTGCAGCGCATCAACCTCGACGAGGTCGCGCACCCCGTCGACGCCTACTACCCCGCGTCCGGCCAGCTGTTCTTCGACCGGCTGTGCGCGGCCAGCGCCTTCTACCACTGCATCGACCTGCGACCGCACCCCATCGCCGCACCGGGCCCGCTCGACACCCCCGACGCGACGTTCGAACTGCGCGCGGTGCCGCTCTCGCATCCGGTGGAGGCGTTCGGCTACCGGCTCACCGAACCCACGCGCCGTCGGATGCTCCCCGATCGGTTGCACGACTTCGACATTCGCGGACCACGTATCGCGGAACTGCAGCAGGCGGGCAGCATCGTCGCCGGTGATCGCATCGTGACCCTCGACGAGGTGAGCGAGCCCCGTCCCGGCCAGAGTTTCGCCTTCGTCATGGACACCCGGCTGTGCCCGGGTGTGCTCGAGGCCGCCGCCGGGGTGGATATGCTGGTCATCGAGGCCACCTTCCTCGACGCCGAGGCCCATCTCGCCGAGGAGCACGGTCACCTCACCGCGGGCCAGGCCGCCCGCGTCGCCGCCGAGGCGGGCGTCCGCACCCTCGTCCTCACCCACTTCTCTCAGCGCTACCGCACGCTGGAGGACCACCGTCGCGAGGCCGAAGCGCACTTCTCCGGGGAGATATTCGTCGCCGAGGATCTGCAACGCATCCCCTTCCCCGCACGAGAGTGAGCGGCGGAGCGGCCCCTGGCAGTGAAGAATTCCGCCGAGTCCCTTCGCGACGCCGGAATCTCGTGAAATGCTGGGTGTTATGGCCGTTTTCGTCGAATCGCGCCGTTGCCAGGGGGTGGGCTGTTGAACTTCGATGCCGAACTCAATCCCGCAGAAGTGCAGATCGGGTATTACCTCGCGCAGCCCCCGGACGCCGTGTGGCGGGCGCTGACCGAACCCGACCTGCTCGCCGAGTGGCTCATGCGCCCCATCGGGTTCGCCACCCTCGTCGGCACCCATTTCATCTTCGAGGTCCCCACCGACCCGCCCGGTGAGGTGGCCAGCGAGGTGTTGCTCGCCCGGCCCGGCGAACAACTCACCCTCACCTGGGTCGACCTGCGCTCCGAACGGCCCGCGCGCTGGGTGCTGGACTGGAGCCTGGTCCCGCACGGCCGCGGCACCCGGCTGCTGCTCACCCACGGCGGCTTCGACATCGAGCATCCCCGGCAGAAGATGGCGCGCAACGCCATGGAGCGGGGATGGCGCAGCGCGCTGGGGAAGCTGCGCACCGTGCTGGACCGCACCCAGAACTGAGGTGCTCGACCGGGCGAACGCACTCGGGCGTCCTGCGACCGGTGGGGCGCGTGTGGCCGGAACGGATATCCACGGGCAGCAGGGGGTTAACACGGGCGGGTGTCGCGCGGGATAGTTGGACGAGGCCGGTTCGCGGCGGTGGGCGCGGGGCCGGCAGAAGGAGTCCGACCTTGAGCAAGTTCACCGACGAGATGTACGCGACCGCGCTGAGCTCCCCCTACGGCCTGGTGACCGGGGAGCCGGACGCGCCCGTGCGGCATTCCTGGGGACAGGTCCACGCGGTCGCCCGGCGGATGGCGGGTGCGCTCGCCGAAGCGGGGATCGGGCGGGGCGATGCCGTCGGGGTGCTCGCGGGCATGCCGGTGGACATCGCGCCCGCCTGTCAGGCGGTGTGGATGCGCGGCGGGTCGATCACCATGCTGCACCAGCCGACGCCGCGCACCGATCTGGCCTTGTGGGCACGCGACACCGAGACGGTGCTGCGGATGATCCGGGCCCGGGCAGTGGTGCTCGGCGCGCCGTTCGAGATGGCCGAACCGCTGCTGCGCGAGCGCGGCATCGCGGTGGTGACGCTGGAGCAGTTGCGCGCGGGCTCGGAGGTCGAACCGGTGGACACCGCCGAGGACGATGTCGCGCTGCTGCAGCTGACCTCCGGTTCGACCGGCTCACCGAAGGCGGTGCGCATCACGCACGGCAATTTCTACGTCAATGCCTACGCGATGTTCGACCGGGTGAAGTTCCGCCCCGACAGCGATGTGATGATCAGCTGGCTGCCACTCTTCCACGACATGGGCATGGTGGGCTTCCTCAGCGTGCCCATGCAGATCGGCGCCGAGGTGGTGTGCGTGACGCCGATGGACTTCCTGCGCAGACCGCTGCTGTGGGCCGAGCTGATCGACCGGTACCGCGGTACCGTGACCGCCGCCCCCAATTTCGCGTACTCCCTGCTGGCCCGCCGATTGACGCAGGCCGAACCGGGCTCGATCGATCTGAGCAGCGTGCGCTACATGTGGAACGGCGCCGAGCCCGTGGACGCGGACACCATGAACGCGCTGGCCCGAGCGGGTGCGCCGTTCGGCCTCGACCCGATGGCCCTGACCCCGGTCTACGGGATGGCCGAGACCACGCTGGCGGTCTCCCTCCCGGACCCGGGCAGAGGACAGGTACTCGACGTGGTCGACGCCGATCTGCTCGAGGCGCTCGGCAAGGCCGTGCCGGTCACCGACCACGGTCATCATGGCACGGTGCGGCGCCTGCCCACCCTCGGCTATCTGGTCGATCACCTCGAAGGCCGAGTGGTCGACGCGGATCGCCATCCGCTGCCCACCCGTTCGGTCGGGGTGATCGAACTGCGCGGCCCCGCCGTCACCACCGGCTACATCACCGTCGACGGATTCGTGCCCGCCCAGGACGCCGACGGCTGGCTCGACACCGGCGACATCGGTTACTTCACCGAGGACGGGCTGGTGGTGGTATGCGGGCGGGTCAAGGACGTCATCATCATGGGCGGGCGCAACATCTTCCCCACCGACGTGGAGCGCGCGGCGATGCGGGTGGCCGGAGTGCGAGCGGGCAACGCGGTCGCGGTGCGGCTGGACGCGGGGCAGAAACGGGAGAGTTTCGCGGTGGTCGTCGAGTCCAACGACCACGAGGACGAGGAGGCTGTCCGGCGCATCGAGCGCGAGATCGTGCACGCGGTGTTCAGCGAGGTCGGGGCGCGGCCACGCACGGTCGCGGTGCTCGGTCCGGGGGCGCTGCCCAAGACCTCCTCGGGCAAACTGCGCCGGGCGGCCACCGCCGCACATCTGCGGTGAACCGCGACATAGTTACTCACGCGACGGACTCGCTTGCGGCATATCGTGATCCGACCCGGATCGCCAACCGTGCGGCGTCGCTATTCGTGCGGCATCGCGATCCGGCCTATGGTCGTTCCGACCTGGATCGCGATCCGGCGACATCGGCAGTGCGGCCAGAGTCAGTGCAGTTGGTTCTGCGCGGCTTCCAGACCGAGGCGAAGCAGCAACTCCACGGCGTCGGCGGCCTGTTCGACGATCACCGGCACCTCCTTGCGCTCGGCGGCCGCGAACGGCTTGAGCACGAAATCCGCGGGATCCTGACGGCCGGGCGGACGCCCGATGCCTAACCGGACCCGTAGATAGTCCTTGGTGGTCAGCGCGGCGGAGACCGAACGCAGCCCGTTGTGGCCCCCCTCGCCGCCGCCCCGCTTGAGGCGCACCGCGCCGAAGGGCAGATCGAGCTCGTCGTGGACGACGATCACCTCGGTCGGCGGCACCGAGAAGAACTTCGCCAGCGCGGCGACCGGTCGGCCGGACACATTCATGAACGTGCGCGGTTTGGCGATCAGCACCTGACGCCCGTCCAGGCGCGCCTGGATCAGGTCGGCGCCGGATTTCTTGTGCACGGCGAAACGGCCGCCGACGCGCTCGGCGAGCGCGTCGGCGACCATGAAGCCGACATTGTGCCGGGTGCGTTCGTATTCGCCGCCCGGATTGCCCAGGCCGACCACGAGCGCGGGCCCGGTGGCCGGACCGGTCATCGCTGTGTTGTCCGGTGTCGTCTCGTTTACGCCGAATTACTCGGCGGACTCGCCCTCGGCGGCTTCACCTTCGGCGGCCTCGGCGGCGGGGGCGGCGATCACGTTGACGATCAGCAGCTCGGCGTCGCCGGCCAGGGTCACACCGGCGGGCAGCTCGAGCGAGCCCGCGGTGAACTGGGTGCCCGCCTCGGCGCCCTCGACGGAGACCTCGATGGTCTCGGGCAGGTTCAGCGCCTCGGCCTCGATGGACAGGGTGGTGGCTTCCTGGGTGACCAGGGTGCCGGGGGCGGCATCGCCGGTCACGGTGACGACGACGTCGGCGACGACCTTCTCGCCACGCTGGACGATCAGCAGGTCGGCGTGCTCGATGTAGCGGCGGATCGGGTGCACCACAACGGACTTGGTGAGCGCCAGCTGCTTGGTGCCCTCGATGTCGAGGTTGAGCACCGCGTTCGTGCCGTGCTCACGCAGAATCGCGGCGAACTCCTGGGCGTTCAGCGACAGGTGCTTCGGCTCGGCCTGGTGGCCGTACAGAACGGCGGGCACGTTGCCCGCGCGGCGGGTGCGACGTGCGGCGCCCTTACCGAACTCGGTACGGACGGAGGCTTCGAGGACCTTGACGTCGGACATGACTGGATCTACTCCTACGGCTCTTCCGGGCTGGTCAACAGTTCCCGACAGGGTGGGTGGCGCCCTGCATGGTGGGGTGGTCTACTCGTCGGGGCGAGGACCGAACATGGACGGCCGGAAGCCGCGCCGCGTCGATCACGGTGTCGCACACATGCGTCACACGTCTGGAGGACACCCTCGCCGAGACAACCCGAACACCATACCTCGAGCGCGGCATCCGCCTTGAATCGGCTGGTACGCGAGATGCCTGACGGCGGTGGACGCACGCGGCAACGCCCCGACGGCCGCGCGGGCGGAGCGCGCGATTAGGCTGGCTCGGTTGTCCGCCCTGTCTTGTCCCCTCACCGATCCGCGCGAAAGGCTCCCCATCGTGACCGCCCCCGAAGACGTCGCCGCGCCCACCCCCCGCGGGCTGCCCGCCGAAGTCGCCCGGCGCCGCACCTTCGCGGTCATCTCGCACCCCGACGCGGGCAAGTCGACGCTCACCGAGGCGCTGGCCCTGCACGCCAAGATGATCTCCGAGGCGGGCGCCATCCACGGCAAGGCGGGTCGCAAGTCGACCGTCTCGGACTGGATGGAGATGGAGAAGGCGCGCGGCATCTCGGTCAGCTCCACCGCGCTGCAGTTCAACTACCGCGCCGCGGGCAGCGATGTCGACAGCGTCGTCAACCTGGTCGACACGCCCGGTCACTCCGACTTCTCCGAGGACACCTACCGGGTGCTGACCGCGGTCGACGCGGCGGTCATGCTCATCGACGCGGCCAAGGGCCTGGAACCGCAGACCCTCAAGCTCTTCCAGGTCTGCCGTCATCGCGGCATCCCGGTCATCACCGTCATCAACAAGTGGGACCGCCCCGGCCGCGCGCCGCTGGAACTGCTCGACGAGATCGAGGAGCGCATCGGCCTCACCCCGACCCCACTGTTCCTGCCGGTCGGTATCGCGGGTGACTTCCGCGGTCTGCTGCGGCGCGGCCCCGAGGGCGCGGCGACCGAATACATCCACTTCACCCGGACCGCGGGCGGGGCGACCATCGCCCCGGAGGAGTCGCTGACCCCCGAGCAGGCGCAGGCGCGCGAGGGCGAGGCATGGGCCACCGCGGCCGAGGAGAGCGAACTTCTCGCGGCCACCGGGCAGGACCACGACCAAGAGATGTTCCTGGCCGGACAGACCTCCCCGGTCATCTACGCCTCGGCCATGCTCAACTTCGGCGTACGGCAACTGCTGGAGACGCTGGTGGCGCTGGCCCCGGCGCCGGGTCCGCGCCTCGACATCGCCGGAGTGCCGCGTCAGACCACCGATCCGTTCAGCGCGGTCGTGTTCAAGGTGCAGGCGGGCATGGACACCGCGCACCGCGACCGCCTGGCCTTCATGCGCATCGTCTCCGGCGAGTTCGAGCGCGGCATGGTCGTCACGCACGCGCAAACCGGGCGGCCGTTCGCCACCAAGTACGCGCTGACCGTGTTCGGCCGGGAACGCTCGACGGTCGACACCGCCTACCCCGGCGACGTGGTAGGCCTGGTGAACGCGACAGCGCTGGCCCCGGGCCACACGCTGTTCGTGGACAAGAAGGTGGAGTTCCCGCCGATCCCCTCGTTCGCGCCGGAACACTTCGCGGTGCTGCGCGCGCAGAGCGCGGGCAAGTACAAGCAGTTCCGCAAGGCCATCGACCAGCTCGATTCCGAGGGGGTCGTCCAGGTGCTGCGCAACGATGTGCGCGGCGACGCCTCGCCGGTGCTGGCGGCGGTGGGTCCGATGCAGTTCGAGGTCGTGACCGCGCGCATGCTCGCGGAGTTCAATGTCGAGACCACGATGGAGCATCTGGGCTACTCGCTGGCGCGGCGCACCGACGCCGAATCCGCCGACGAACTGGGCCGCCAGCGCGGGGTGGAGGTCTTCACCCGCACCGACGGCGTGATCCTGGCGCTGTTCAGCGACAAGTGGCGGTTGCAGTACATCGAGAAGGAGCACCCGAAGCTCACCCTGGAGCCGCTGGTCGCCGCCGCCGACAACTGATCGGCGGACTCCCGGCCGCCCGAACCCGGCCCCGGGCTCAGGCGGTGTCGGATTCGCGGTAACCCGAGGTGGCGCGCGGATCGCGCTGGATCGAGGTCACTCCGTCCTCGTGCGCGATGATGCCCCAGCGGACCGAGGTCACCCGCAGGCTCGGCAGATCGCTGAGCGAGAGCACCACCTCGTAGGTGCGCTCGTAGCCGGTGTGGCTGATGCGCCACTTCCCGTCGTCGCAGCGGACGTAGCGATCGGTGTAGTAGGCCGCGCCGCGCATCAGCAGGTTGTGTTCCGGGATGAGCACGGTGTCGGCGAGCAGCCAGGTGCCGGTCGCGGTGCCGCCGGTGATGTCGATCTCGGGGTGGTCGCAGCGATGCTCGGTGATGACGCGTGGTCCGAGGGTGTTGCGCAGGAAAGCCACGAACGCCTCGCGCGACTCGAATTGCAGGTATTCGCTGTAGGTGGCGGTGGCCTCGGGGATCATGGTGTCGGCCAGGTCTTCCCACGACTTGGTGTCGAGGCTGCGCAGGTAGCGGTACTTGAGCCGGGTGATGGCCGCGATCTCGGCGAAGGTGGCCAGATCGGTGGCGGCGGCGGCCTCGCGGGAGGCGGCGGTCTCGGAGAAGGCGACATCCTCGGGAGACAGACCATCCTCGGAAGACAGACCATCCTCAGGGGACACGCCGTCCTCGAAAGAAGGGTCCGGCCGGCCGGAGTCCGTCCCGGCGGCGTCGGTCTCCGCGGCGTCGGCCCCGCCGAGGGTGGTGTCGGAAAACGATGCGGCGACCTCCGCCGCATCGGGTGGCCCGGTCGACCGATCGGAGCGCTCGCCGCGGGCGAAGATGTCCGCGACCTCGCCCGGGTCCCGGTCGTGCTCGCCGTTGCGCTCCATACCATTCACCATCCCATCGTCGGGACGCGGTACCGAGAGCCTTGCCCAGATCTGTATCAGATCGCGACCCGCGCCGGGCCACGGCCACCGCGCCGACCGCAGCCGCGATCAGTGGGTCACGATCGGAGGATCACAGACCGAGCGAGAAACAGGTGCGGCAGAAATCCTCGCCGAACTCGGTGAGCCGGATACTCTTGCGCACGATCTTCGGCGCGCGGCCTGCCTTCTTCAACGCTTCTTCGACGATCGGCTGCACCTCGAGCACCATGTACCGGCTGAGCACCACCGGATCGTCGGAGGTGCGGGTGAGCCCGAGCCGGTTGAGGTT from Nocardia higoensis includes the following:
- a CDS encoding peptide chain release factor 3, giving the protein MTAPEDVAAPTPRGLPAEVARRRTFAVISHPDAGKSTLTEALALHAKMISEAGAIHGKAGRKSTVSDWMEMEKARGISVSSTALQFNYRAAGSDVDSVVNLVDTPGHSDFSEDTYRVLTAVDAAVMLIDAAKGLEPQTLKLFQVCRHRGIPVITVINKWDRPGRAPLELLDEIEERIGLTPTPLFLPVGIAGDFRGLLRRGPEGAATEYIHFTRTAGGATIAPEESLTPEQAQAREGEAWATAAEESELLAATGQDHDQEMFLAGQTSPVIYASAMLNFGVRQLLETLVALAPAPGPRLDIAGVPRQTTDPFSAVVFKVQAGMDTAHRDRLAFMRIVSGEFERGMVVTHAQTGRPFATKYALTVFGRERSTVDTAYPGDVVGLVNATALAPGHTLFVDKKVEFPPIPSFAPEHFAVLRAQSAGKYKQFRKAIDQLDSEGVVQVLRNDVRGDASPVLAAVGPMQFEVVTARMLAEFNVETTMEHLGYSLARRTDAESADELGRQRGVEVFTRTDGVILALFSDKWRLQYIEKEHPKLTLEPLVAAADN
- a CDS encoding nuclear transport factor 2 family protein, encoding MATFAEIAAITRLKYRYLRSLDTKSWEDLADTMIPEATATYSEYLQFESREAFVAFLRNTLGPRVITEHRCDHPEIDITGGTATGTWLLADTVLIPEHNLLMRGAAYYTDRYVRCDDGKWRISHTGYERTYEVVLSLSDLPSLRVTSVRWGIIAHEDGVTSIQRDPRATSGYRESDTA